Proteins from a single region of Argiope bruennichi chromosome 6, qqArgBrue1.1, whole genome shotgun sequence:
- the LOC129971983 gene encoding zinc finger protein 782-like codes for MARYFCQICRRVLTYGEHHRCVFYKNDDNVYSLPTTGNSDEDNEEAKDKCKENSNENSLYLSQSFQQKENKESELINLSLYQHNAEFKPLPTKVNKYRISAECSGNAQLSDPCDISYFNPISDAQATEVQGKENTFFTASSENIESAHRPEIIHREAYEETTVSAGSSGFQIQNQSASGVSDLLYATTDEEYKTSLENNKWQTLNYDKKIFIDSLECVVKTGHSGSKSISGNENLILRNVSESVNHKNISPEMHSQGHNNKKKRSTDLKEPISTKEDDNAVAGPSGFCSGKKKFPKNSCKKDTPKTNYRTHTSYKRDLCKKQFSQKSGIGLYYITHTGKTPYACDVCGKEFTRKTDRDRHHRTHTGERPFVCYVCNKGFAQKCHLKNHVRTHTGEKPFVCDVCNEAFARKDILKTHARTHTGEKPYKCPICGMAFTTSGNCNTHQRRVNK; via the coding sequence ATGGCTCGATACTTTTGCCAAATTTGTCGCAGAGTACTGACTTACGGTGAGCATCATCGTTGCgtattttataagaatgatgACAACGTGTATTCACTGCCAACGACAGGAAATTCAGATGAAGATAATGAAGAAGCCAAAGACAAATGTAAGGAAAATTCGAATGAGAATTCTTTGTATTTAAGTCAGTCTTTCCAGCAAAAGGAAAACAAAGAATCTGAGCTGATTAATTTATCGCTGTATCAACATAATGCAGAATTTAAGCCGCTTCCTACAAAAGTAAACAAGTACAGGATTTCTGCAGAGTGTTCCGGCAATGCACAACTAAGTGATCCttgtgatatttcttattttaatcccATTTCAGATGCTCAGGCGACGGAAGTGCAAggcaaagaaaacacattttttacagCTTCTTCAGAAAACATTGAATCTGCTCATAGACCTGAAATCATCCATCGTGAAGCTTATGAAGAGACGACAGTTTCAGCCGGATCAAGTGGTTTTCAGATACAAAATCAAAGTGCATCAGGTGTATCAGACCTGCTCTATGCAACAACTGATGAAGAATATAAAACGTCTCTTGAAAATAACAAATGGCAAACTTtgaattacgataaaaaaatttttattgattctctAGAATGTGTCGTCAAAACAGGTCATTCAGGAAGTAAAAgtatttctggaaatgaaaatttgattttgaggAATGTCTCAGAGAGTgtcaatcataaaaatatttcacctgaAATGCACTCTCAAGGTcacaataataagaagaaaaggaGTACCGACTTGAAGGAACCTATCTCTACCAAGGAGGATGACAATGCTGTGGCTGGTCCTTCCGGATTCTGTTCTGGTAAGAAGAAATTTCCTAAGAACTCTTGTAAGAAAGACACTCCTAAAACGAATTATCGAACGCACACAAGCTATAAGCGCGATCTATGTAAGAAGCAGTTCTCTCAAAAATCAGGTATCGGCCTATATTACATAACCCACACGGGCAAAACGCCTTATGCATGTGATGTATGCGGAAAAGAATTTACTCGGAAAACAGATCGCGACAGACATCATCGAACCCATACCGGTGAGAGACCTTTCGTGTGCTACGTCTGCAATAAAGGTTTTGCTCAAAAGTGTCATCTTAAGAATCATGTTAGGACTCACACTGGCGAAAagccttttgtatgtgatgtttgtAATGAAGCGTTCGCTCGAAAGGATATTCTTAAAACACATGCTCGTACCCACACTGGAGAAAAGCCTTACAAGTGTCCAATTTGTGGAATGGCTTTTACGACCAGCGGCAATTGTAATACACATCAGAGAAGAGTGAATAAGTGA